DNA sequence from the Candidatus Palauibacter australiensis genome:
TCTCAAGTCCCCGCCGTTCCTCCTGAGGATGTACTCGATGCTGCCGACGTAAGGTGCTCCGTCACCGCTGCGAAACCGGTAGACGAGGACGTTCGCCCGGACCCGGAGCTCTCCGGCGCCGGCTTCTTCAACCCGCACGTTCGAAACGAACCGGCGCGTCCGCGACCGCGGCGACTCACGGTGCGAATGTCGGCTGTTCAGCCGTGCCACCCGGGCGCGCAGACGAATGATGTCGTCGTCGATGAACACCAGATCGCGTGCGGGATCCCCCTCCGGCAGATCCGTGGAGGGGACGACGTACCGGGCATCGTCGGTAAACAGAGCGACCCACTCGTCCAATCGCCATTCGTCCAGAAGCGCC
Encoded proteins:
- a CDS encoding aromatic-ring-hydroxylating dioxygenase subunit beta; the encoded protein is MSRTGSLRNQVEAFLFREAALLDEWRLDEWVALFTDDARYVVPSTDLPEGDPARDLVFIDDDIIRLRARVARLNSRHSHRESPRSRTRRFVSNVRVEEAGAGELRVRANVLVYRFRSGDGAPYVGSIEYILRRNGGDLRIAYRRAVLDLEDLAWHGAVSIIF